Proteins encoded in a region of the Isosphaeraceae bacterium EP7 genome:
- a CDS encoding IS110 family transposase, with translation MDVSKSYLDTATRPGSKPDRDPNDPAGIAAVVARLLPPAPALVVVEATGGLELPLVAALQVAGIPVAAINPRQARDFAKASGRLAKTDRIDAQALAHFAEAIRPEARPLPSAEVRALDALLSRRQQLLGMRLMESNRLGSCPDPTVRAGLERHIAWLGAEAADADRLLAEAVKASPAWKERDELLRSIPGLGPVTSLTLLAALPERGTLDGGKLSALVGLAPFADDSGTRHGSRHVRGGRAVVRRVLYLAALSAVRYNPAMKAFKERLGARGKKAKVILTAVARKLLVIANAVVRTGRPWEPEMALAR, from the coding sequence ATCGACGTCTCCAAGTCCTATCTCGACACCGCCACCCGGCCCGGATCGAAGCCCGACCGCGACCCCAACGACCCGGCCGGCATCGCCGCGGTGGTCGCCCGCCTCTTGCCCCCGGCCCCGGCCCTGGTCGTCGTCGAGGCCACCGGCGGCCTGGAGCTGCCTCTGGTCGCCGCCCTGCAGGTCGCCGGCATCCCGGTCGCCGCGATCAACCCGCGGCAGGCCCGCGACTTCGCCAAGGCCTCCGGCCGCCTGGCCAAGACCGACCGGATCGACGCCCAGGCCCTGGCCCACTTCGCCGAGGCGATCCGCCCCGAGGCCAGGCCGCTCCCCTCGGCCGAGGTCCGGGCCCTGGACGCCCTGCTGTCGCGCCGCCAGCAGCTGCTGGGCATGAGGCTGATGGAGTCCAACCGCCTGGGCTCCTGCCCCGACCCGACGGTGAGGGCCGGCCTGGAGCGGCACATCGCCTGGCTGGGAGCCGAGGCCGCCGACGCCGACCGCCTGCTGGCCGAGGCGGTCAAGGCGAGCCCGGCGTGGAAGGAACGCGACGAGCTGCTGCGGAGCATCCCCGGGCTGGGCCCGGTCACCAGCCTGACGCTACTGGCCGCCCTGCCGGAGCGGGGGACACTTGACGGCGGCAAGCTGTCGGCCCTGGTCGGGCTGGCGCCGTTCGCCGACGACAGCGGCACGCGCCACGGCAGCCGGCACGTCCGCGGCGGCCGGGCGGTGGTCCGCCGGGTGCTCTACCTGGCGGCCCTGTCGGCGGTGCGATACAACCCCGCGATGAAGGCCTTCAAGGAACGCCTGGGGGCGCGGGGGAAGAAGGCGAAGGTGATCCTGACGGCGGTTGCCCGCAAGCTGCTGGTGATCGCCAATGCGGTGGTCCGGACCGGTCGCCCCTGGGAGCCGGAGATGGCCCTGGCCCGATGA
- a CDS encoding helix-turn-helix domain-containing protein, with translation MTAKAQLRDLTDEELGEIHRLARSRTDEARLAQRAQVIEGLAAGEHPGRIAEQVGLSRNQNYLWLHRFNDRGLEGLGDLPRTGRPPTHTSDQIAEVVAAALSDPQGLDLHFGCWTLDRLEVYLDERKGIPINRSRIDELLAAEGLRWRKQETWFGERVDPEFAEKSDCVPRQVPKARFDREIVN, from the coding sequence ATGACTGCCAAGGCTCAGTTGCGTGATTTGACCGACGAGGAACTCGGGGAAATCCACCGGCTCGCGCGATCCCGCACCGACGAGGCCCGCCTGGCCCAGCGGGCTCAGGTCATCGAGGGTCTGGCCGCCGGAGAACACCCCGGCCGAATCGCGGAGCAGGTTGGCCTCAGTCGCAATCAGAACTACCTCTGGCTGCATCGCTTCAACGACCGAGGGCTCGAGGGCCTCGGCGATCTGCCCCGCACGGGGCGGCCACCGACCCACACCTCCGATCAGATTGCCGAGGTCGTGGCGGCGGCACTCTCCGACCCGCAGGGGCTGGACCTGCACTTCGGCTGCTGGACGCTCGACCGCTTGGAAGTCTACCTCGACGAGCGGAAGGGCATCCCGATCAACCGGAGTCGGATCGATGAACTCCTCGCGGCCGAGGGGCTGCGATGGCGCAAGCAGGAGACCTGGTTCGGCGAGCGGGTGGACCCCGAATTCGCCGAAAAAAGCGACTGTGTTCCGCGTCAAGTCCCGAAGGCCCGTTTTGATCGCGAGATCGTGAACTGA
- a CDS encoding IS630 family transposase has protein sequence MKAHRQAWREEFAAVDPGRLVFLDESGASTAMDRTHGRAPSGVRVDGPVPHGHWKVTTLTAAVRLDGVPAAACLAFDGATNAACFEADIGRCLAPTLRPGDVVIIDNLPCHKTAEVGRLIAAAGAEVRYLPPYSPDLNPIESMFSKLKPHLRSAKARTVEARIGAMGDGLRAVEPGDLRGWFGHCGYRSGVEASTDTLKGKPG, from the coding sequence TTGAAGGCGCACCGGCAGGCCTGGCGCGAGGAGTTCGCCGCGGTCGACCCGGGGCGGCTGGTCTTCCTCGACGAGAGCGGCGCCAGCACGGCGATGGACCGTACCCACGGCCGGGCCCCCAGCGGGGTCCGCGTCGACGGCCCGGTGCCGCACGGCCACTGGAAGGTCACGACGCTGACCGCCGCGGTTCGCCTCGACGGCGTGCCGGCGGCGGCCTGCCTGGCCTTCGACGGGGCGACCAACGCCGCCTGCTTCGAGGCCGACATCGGCCGGTGCCTGGCCCCGACGCTCCGTCCGGGCGACGTCGTGATCATCGACAACTTGCCGTGCCACAAGACGGCCGAGGTCGGCCGGTTGATCGCGGCGGCCGGGGCCGAGGTGCGGTACCTGCCGCCGTACAGTCCGGACCTCAACCCGATCGAGTCGATGTTCTCCAAGCTGAAGCCGCACCTGAGGTCGGCCAAGGCGCGGACGGTCGAGGCGCGGATCGGTGCGATGGGCGACGGCCTGAGGGCCGTCGAGCCGGGCGACCTCCGCGGCTGGTTCGGCCACTGCGGATACCGGAGCGGGGTAGAGGCGTCAACCGACACGCTCAAAGGAAAACCGGGCTAG